TCAGTTTGTAAGTAGTGAGAAaccacttgttttttttttgttgctttcATGTCTCGGAGGATTTTTGTTTATCGTGTGTACATAGTTAAAAGATACGTATTTGCAGAACTTTCCAAGGCTGGTCGTATACTCGGTAATCATCTTATGTTATTCTGTAATCATTTCTATGCAGTTGTTTGCGGATCTAAGGTGTTCTCCATCATGTACTCGTGGTGGAGTACACGGGACAGTGTCCATCTGTCCACCAGAATGTTTCGAGTACAAAGGAACACTCGATGTTTTCTACAAAGTTATTCGACAGGTTGGTTGtcttctttttattatattgacGACtgcctctttctttcttttgtttctctGAAATCTTGTGTAACATGAGTCGTTTTCAGGAGGGAGTTGCTAGATTATGGAGAGGCACAAATGCTGGTCTTGCACTAGCTATACCAACAGTAAGTCTCTTTTATGAAGTGACCCGTAATGTTGAGCTTGTGttgattattaatattatttagaacatatttttttctttcaataggTGGGAATATATCTTCCTTGTTATGACATATTCCGAAACTGGCTTGAAGAGTTTGCATCTCAGAATGCTCCAAGCATGACTCCGTATGCCCCTTTACTTGCTGGTTCACTATCACGTTCATTGGCTTGCACTACCTGCTATCCCATTGAACTTGCTCGAACTCGTATGCAGGTGCTTTTCTAATAGCTGCCATTTGTTTTTGTAGCACCAATAGAAACTCTGAGGCTCTGAGCGTATATTGTTAGACTTATTTTTTGTCATAAACTTAGGATGAGGCTGCTTAGCATtgaatattagtttttttttcattatttttgttttgaaagggAAAACAAAGTATGCATACACCCATCCTCACTGTGTTTAGTTTCCATTTTAATGCATAGGCTTTCAAAGATTTTAACACTGGTAAGAAAGCTCCCGGAGTGTGGAAGACGTTGGTTGATGTATTAGCTAATGTCAAGACATCACCAAATATGAATAGCAATGGTACACTACTGATTtttcatatttacaaaaccATAATTGCTTTTGAGATTTGAGTTCTAACTGGCCTCGTTCTTTTGACTGCAGTACAAAGTTATCGTGCCCTCTGGACAGGCCTTGGGGCACAACTTGCACGTGATGTACCTTTTTCTGCCATCTGTTGGTCTACTCTTGAGCCTGTTAGAAGAAGGCTTCTGAGTTTGGTGGGTGATGAAGCCAATGCTGCCACTGTACTTGGAGCAAATTTCTCTGCTGGTTTTGTTGCAGGTAGCCTTGCTGCTGCTGCCACATGTCCACTTGACGTTGCAAAAACCCGAAGACAAATAGAGGTATGTCTTTGAAGCTTGATGTCAGCATTTTCTTCTTAATACACAAAGTTTGTGAAAAACCTTTTCGATTTTACATGATTAAATTTCCTCTTTGCTTTTTTATTATTGCAGAGGGATCCTGCGAGAGCATTAAGGATGACGACGAGACAGACTCTAATGGAGGTTTGGAGGTATGTTCCTGTTTTAAAGCAAGTATTTTTATGCGACTAAATAGCACATTGGTATATTCCAGACTGTAGCATATGGTTTGGTAACTGTGAAGACTTGTTTTTTGTACAGAGATGGGGGAGTGAGGGGACTATTTACAGGAGTGGGGCCTCGTGTCGGACGTGCAGGGCCTTCAGTTGGAATCGTGATATCATTTTATGAGGTTGTGAAGTATGCTCTACATCGTCAACAAATTGCAACTCAATAACCAAGCTGACACAAGTGTTCATTCTGTTAGACTTCATTTGTAGTTCAATTGTGGAGGAGGAGAATAATTATACATGATGTGGCATGAAGATTAGCATTTTTTGTAGTCAGAATTTAGATGCTCTTCTCATTGTCACGTAACATAGCTAATCTTGttctttttgttatttcatCTCTCCTCCACAAACAAATTCGAGCTGTTTTAGCTGTATTCATTATACTTGAAATTTTGTATCTGGTGGCTGaacaattttgaaaaatacGAAATGATATAGCACTGATTGTTATCCATCTATTAGTATGGGCTTTCAGCTTATTACATTCAGTAACTCTCTTCTGATACGACTATTAGGACGTGAAAGAATAAGACATTCCTCTGTATGCCTATGCTTGCAAGAATACAATTATATGTTCTTAGCATTTTTTCCTGTAGGGTGTTTGAGATTGTGTTAAATGATTGataattatatgattattgcATTTGTGAGAGAGGATTGTTTGAAAGTTGTGGGCAGTCcatttctttgttttttgaaaTGTGGGTTTAAAGTCTGAAGAATGACTTATCTGATTTTACAGACCTAAACTCTATCATTAATAGCTTATCTAAACACTGAATAACTTCAGCGTGGGAGTGTTTATTTTTGGATGTTTTGTTTGTTCAAGACTCATTTTGGATGATGGTTATGATTGTGGAAAGATGAGGCGACTTATGCGATCACTTGAAAACCCTCAGTCTAAATGCAAGGTCTGTGTTTTGGCTGAACCTTCATTTCTGTTAGATTTGATTGAACTATGGAACTTGGTTGGTTCACTATTTGCTTTAAATATTGCATTTAATTCAACCAACATAAAATGATTGTTATGTTTAGACGAGCCTTTTAGTAGTTTTGTACTGGTATCATTTACACTGGACATTAACATTGCTGGGACCAAAGGAAAAGGTTCAACTGATGCATTTCTGTCCAATATTTTACGTGCTGAAGACTATTCTGTTGGTTGCTTCACATGGTATTATTTGTTGATTAGAATGATTGGTGTTGTGTCTACGTAAATGATAAGTGAAGTAGCAATTAACCATGTGGTTCCTTTCTGAGAAGCCCTCGTATCAAGACCGTAAGAGAACGTATAATGGTAGGAAGACTAGGTGACCTGGTGTCAGCCAGCACAGTAAATTACTTGTTTCAGAAGATGAAAAAGTTAATCTTGATCAGGTCGTGCAACTTAAAATCTGtcggagtgtgatcattttattataaatcgcatgtccgggaatagtttaagcctacggggtcacacgaaatgacacggtaacttgataatattaattgatatattaaagtaatatattaattagtttgatcacgaaatgattaattaaacataattaaatggttaattgtatttaattaattaaagatgaggattaaaatgtgaaaattggaaaatggatttgggCCCTAAAGCTAAAGGGGGCCGGCCACATTAAGGCTTTGAAAGCCTTGAtgtagcttattttccaagctatgtttaacctaattatcccctataaatagagggcttaattctaggtttttcattctttttcttttcacataGTTTTCTCTCAACTTCtctctttttcttgaagtggccgaaattcTCTTTCTCTTTAAGGGTTTTCGACTTCAAGTTAAGGGTTTGTAACAAAGGGTTATTCGGTTaagtgatcggggtactagcatacgttattcggggtgtctagtgtgcgatcgtagaggggttttgctttaaaccctaagcactaataataatcttattattattatctttattggagcttgcataaggtacacaactcAATTATAGtcattgttaattaatttgattgcatatatgttttgattttttccgttgcgcttactcgtaattatgtatgtttatgtgttcatattctaacaaaatcTTGGTCATTTCGAGGTATCCCTTTTGTTGGATGTTGTGGAAAGCATATTAAAAACTCGTTTCCATGACACTTTTATCACTACTTGTGTTATTGAAGTTCCCTAATTGTAATAGGGTTACTATTTGGCCCGTCTTATCTCATGACATAGGTTCTCACTGCTGTGGCATTTAATCTATTTACTGATAGATCATTGCATTTATCGAGGTTGATATCTTCTTTGATCTCCAAAAACCTTTCTTGAATCATTGTTTTAGCATTGTTTTCTCATGGTACTGTCATTCCATTTCTCATGATGCAACAAACATAATTTCTAGCTCAGATCTTGCAGCTTCTGTCATAACAACGATTGGCGAGGAACATTTGGCTGCACTAGGGTTGGAGAGTATTGCAAATGCAAAGTCCAGCATTATTGAACATGGCCGCCCAGTTAGGTGGTTTTCCCCAGTTCACAtgcattaattttattttaggtTCTACCACAGTACCACATCATTAATATGATTCCAATATGCTTCAGTAACAATTAGTCTTactttttgatagttttataaaCAATCAGATGGTACATCTTCAATTCGGCATTATTTGTTGAACCATATCATCTGACTAGGATTACATTCGGTAACGAGGCTCGTAAGACTGACCTTGCtaagtgtgaaaaattttaGGCGGTTCTAGGTGGGCCCTATCCTCCCCACATTTAGCTCATTCTTTGCAATAAAGCATCTTCAATGTGTTATCCAGTAATTTCCACATCTGATTCTGGAAATAAAGTAACATTAAGAAGACTAGTAATGTCTCTGGTAGTCCTTGTCAAGTCTCTGACATCATACTTGACATTGAGAAAGACTTGCAACTAGTATGCACCATAATTTTTCCTTGCATCATACTTAATTGTGATTGACTCCTAAATATGCTATCTCATCATTTCAATTGTGAACCCAGACTTGTAAACTTTGTAGTTTATTAAGCTCTATGATGTAAAATTGCGTCTGCTGGGACTCCACCAACTTCAAAAAGCTGCAACCGCCACATGTGCTAGTGTTACACTCTGCCTTCTTGATCAAGGTTCTTCAATCCGAAGCCTGGTTTAGCTGATACACCCTATTAATAGATTTGGCAAAATGCTGATAGGTCGGGTTGGGTGCTTAATTGCAGGTCAAAACTGGCCAAGTTGGGTTGGGACTGCCTAGAACCCTTCGTTTATCctgtttttagtttaatttataattaatgtgCTGCATAGGAGAGCAAATTCTGTATTATCACATTACTTTAATAAAGGTTAATAATATTTTGGAGGCcttttgctgttcaaaaaataaaaaaaaataataaatatgaaaaatggaGGTTTTATGCATATCAAATACTTTTTGAATGACTTTCAACCTACttgatttttctgactagtttatttattaactaCATTCTTCCACTTAACCTGTTTGACTTGGTGGATATTGATCATAAGTCATAACCCGAATTAGCCCAGTTAGGTACATTGCTCTAAACTGCCATCTTAGCATCTCTGATTAAGATACTAGTATTTCGTTACTTACAAaacttttttgactttttgtataACCCTGCGTTCTTATTTGGTTCTAACCTCTGTTTGTTCTATTTCAGGATGGAAAATATTTGATGGATCAGTTCGTAGTGGTCTAGAACTTACACAGCTGATGGGAAGAAGTCATTTTTAACATTAGTAGAATCTGAGGCATTAGGACTGCTTGGAGCTACTATACTACTACATGGATCGAGGTTCTAACTTTTTATGCTCTGAGGCATTCATCCACATATGGTATCAATTTGTTGACTAAACTGCTCAGTTTTCTGAACTGTATAATGAATTTCAGCTCATACTAAAAAATCTGCCAAGGTTTTGGTCTACATGACTCAGATAACATATCCAGAGGCAAGATTAGTTTTGGTGGATTCGATGGCAGCTGAGAAAGACCATCAAGCATTTGCCAAAGAATTACTTGCAGGTACAACAGCTCTTTGATCACATCTTTTTTAGTCTTAGAGGCGACATTTGCAATCCGAATATGTGAAAGTGGGTCAATTTGGCTTAAGTTTTGTTGCTAATGGGTGAACCTTTCAAAAAGTGTTAATGGTGTAAACATTTATTTGCAGGCTATTAAACTTTTTGTTATTCACAAACAGTTGCTCATCGTTAGATAGAAACTTATGTAAGTGTTGGTTATCTATAAAATCTAAAAAGTGGTAAACGCTTGGTTTTAATCTGTTATGTGAAGTCTAAAAAGTGCTAAAGGCTAAACCCAACCCACTTGACCTtcccattttgccacctatgCTTATTTGAAAGCCAGCGACTATCCAGCACTAAATGGTTTGACTGTATTGCAAATATATAAGAGATATCCTTCAATAACGATAAGAAAGGACATTATTGTATGCTATAACCTCTAGCATTTGATACCAATGTGTTGTCACCTTGTTGGCTTGCTGCAGTGAAGCAATTGGGAgctatattcttttttttttccatcagtAGTGACTAGTGAGTTTGTGTAAGTGAGTGAGGGACCGTTAGAGGACTGCGCTTTTGTCTTACTAAGAGACTGTTGGATCCAAGCCTTCTAACGAGTTGGTTATTAGATTTTCTGAGGTTGGAGTCGAAGATTATAGTGATTTGGCGATTTGCTCAAAAATCAATCAGCTATGTCTGCTTAGAAAATGAATGATGGAATCGATGAGATTCTTCAACAGTGGTGAACCTGGCCTTTAACATAAGGTAGTGAGTGAGCACCACAATAATTTCGTGGCTTTGTAATGCAAATATCTATCTGAAGACAGTTTTTGTGGTGATTATCGTTATGTTAAACAACCTGTCAGACCTCCCACGGACCCAATTCTATGTTCATGTTTCAAATATAGTATTCTATAATTTAACTGTTTCTATGATTATTATAGAGAACTTGTGTTAAGCTATAAATTGAAGTACTTTTGAAATCTTAAGAGGAGTAAAAGTAAACATTGtgacatattaataaaatagtaacatataaaaaagcaaaagaaTTACATTATCTTACCGCTACTCAGAAGACCCATTTCAACTAAATGTATCAAACTATCACCATTTCGCTTCTCTTGGGATGAAATGTAGGTTCTGTGTTCGACTTGAatgattttataattatttaagttAGAACTAAATAAGTTAGTTAAACACTAAAGTAAATTTCTCGTTAATAAAAACAGAATTTTTTTTCCCAGCTTTCTGTTGGttaaatattgtatgtatagAACAGATTATAACTTGTAGGTAGCAACTAACTTAAGTTACAAAGTTGTATATAAACAAAGCTATACTCGTATACAACATTTGACATGTAGATAGTAAACAATGATATCGAATCTCAGTCAACGGTTATGGAAAGAGGTAAGATATAAATAGTCTTAATTATAATAAACTCCGAACATTCTAATAAaatgcacaaaaaaaaacaaaaagacatAAAACGCAAAAGAATAACGAGAAttccgttcaaaaaaaaaagaaagaaagagaataaCGAGAATAATAAATATCCTGGGATGTAAATAAATCATATAAACAAACTAAGATTTTGAACATTATAtgttaatttgataaatatttcaAATCATGTAACATGATACTACGtgtatatttttaattggtTGATTACATGAACATTTTTATCAAATTCTCGACAAACATAAAATGTATGTCCAACATTTTAATTCTTGGTACTGTCATAATTAGTTACGGGTACTTATCCCATTATATCACAGCAAAATTCGACCCATTTGATCACCTGGATCACCCATCCATAACCATGAGGATAATTAGATACATAAAATGGTCCTATATATCTATCACTCCTTTATTTCTTAAACCCTCACTCCCTGGTCATAATCATTatatcaaaaaccctaaaaccccaTTTCTCTCATGGCTCTTTCAAAACCCATTTTCATCAATCACTTAAAAACCCTTCTCAAATCTCACCACCATTTCCGTCCAATCACCATCCCTCTCCGCCACCTCTCTTTCGCCACACCTGAAGACGCCGCCGCCGAACGCCGCCGCCGTAAACGCCGTCTCCGTATCGAACCACCACTCAATGCTCTCCGTTCCAACACCCAATCCCAATCCCCATCCCCTCGCCCTTCCCCTGctcaaaaccctaaccctaatgcCCCCAAAATCCCCGAACACGTTTCCGCTTTATCCGGAAACCGGCTTAATCTACACAACAGAATCTTGAAACTGATCCGTGAAAATGATCTCCAAGAAGCTGTTTTGTTGACTCGGCATTCGGTTTATTCGAACTGTAAGCCGACTATTTTTACTTGTAATGCTGTTATGAATGGTTGTTTACGACAGGCGAAATACGCCGAACTTTTGAATTTACATAGGTTCATTACCCAGGCTGCAATTGCTGCTAATGTGGTTACTTATAATCTTGTGATTAGTACTTATATGGAATGTAAAAAAACCGATACTGCAATGGAGCATTATAAACAGTTGATTGAAAATGCCCCGTTTGATCCGAATGTTAGTACTTTTAGGATTGTGGTTAAAGGGTTGGTTGATAATGGGAAATTGGATAAAGGGTTGGAGATTAAAGATGAGATGTTAGGAAAAGGGGTTGATCCCGACCCGGTTGTGTATAGTTATTTGATGTCGGGGTATGCTAAGAACGGTAACCATGATGGAATTTTCGAGCTTTTTGAGGAGTTGAAAGAGAAAGTTGGTGGCTTTGTGGAAAACGGGGTTGTTTATGGGAGTGTTATGAATGGGTATTTCTTGAAAGGAATGGAGAAGGAGGCGATGGAGTGTTTTGAAGAAGTTATGGGTGAGGGTTCGAAGGTTAAAATGAGTGCCATTGCGTATAATTCGGTTTTGGATGCTTTGTTTAAGAATGGGAAGTTTGACGAGGCGGTTAAGTTGTTTGATAGAATGTTGGAAGAACATAGCCCGCCTAAGGTGTTGGCGGTTAATTTAGGGAGTTATAATGTGGTGGTGGATGGGTATTGTGCCGAGAAGAGGTTTGATGATGCGGTTAACGTGTTTAACAGTATGTGGGAGAAACGGTGTCATCCTGATACTCTTTCGTATAATAATTTGATTGATCAGTTGTGTGAGAATGGGATGTTGGGTAAAGCGGAGGAAGTTTATAATGGTATGAGTGAGAAAGGGGTGAGTCCGGATGAGTATACTTTTGTTGTGTTGATGGATACTTGCTTTAAAGAAGATCGCCCTGATGATGCAGCTGCATATTTCAAGACTATGGTTGAAGCTAAACTGAGGCCGAATCTAGGAGTTTATAATCGGTTGATTGATGGGTTGGTAAAAGTTgggaagattgacgaggcaaaaTCGTTTTTTGATATGATGGTGCCGAAGCTGAGGATGGATGATGATAGTTATAAGTTTATAATGAAAGCATTATTTGATATTAAGAAACATGATGAAGTTCTCGAGACTATTGGTAAGATGTTGAGGGAGGATCCTTTGGATTTTTCTGATGAGTTGCAGGAGTTTGTAAGAGAGGAGCTTAGcaaagaagaaagagaggaaGATTTGGTGCAGTTGATGGCAGATATTGAGCGAGAAAAGGCAGAGGCTGCTGCTAAAGCAGCTGAAGAAGCAGAGAGAGCGAAAGCTAGTGCACGAGCTGCTGTTTCTTCTTTGTTGCCGTCTAAGCTTTTTGGTAATAAAGATGAGGCAGAGAACGAGAATGATGATGAGAATGGTGATCAGAAGGATGTAGCAGATGGTGAGGTGGTGGAAGAGAATGATGCATCGTCCAGGTAATTCATAAATATTTCAACGTTGGTTCTAGTAAGTAAGGAGTTAGAAGATGCTGGAACTAATTAAATTCTTTGTTAGCTGCATTTTATGTTATAAGATGAATTCATGAAGGCAATGTTTGGATATTGCTATGTGACTCCAATGGTATTCATCTGTAATAAAACAGACTATAGTAAATAGTTTCTGAATATGTTTTTGTCTTTTGATTATGAAAAATGCCATGCAGAACTAAACTGGCCAGGTGAGCTGGACAATCCACAACATACATAGATTTTACTAACTCCTTCTAACCccgtaattttgtttttattctcTCTGTATGTTACCCATATCTTTATTCTCTCCAACATACCATTAAACTTTTCCTTCAAGATTGCAATAGGTTTTTATCGTCTCCATCTGAATGGTCTTGGTCTGGTTCTTCTATATCACATGATGTAGAGTTATTACCGGATCAAATGATCAATGGTCCTTATTCTACTCCATTACATGATAAAAAGTTATTAACAGTGAATCCATCACGACCGGCCGACCACCAAGCCTTTTTAATCGATCTCCTATCCCCCCTCCCTTTCTCTCTTCCTTGGTGACCATCGACTCTACCACCAACTCTTTAAAGATGGGCTTATAGAGATAGGGATATATAGATTGTTCAGACGTGAAGCAATAGGTCATGACTTTATAACAGTTTCAAAGAAGCAACAAAAGCAGTGTTTATAAAATGGCTCGAGTCATATGTTTCTTTTAGACTTTTTAGTGAATACTAGGAAAATGACCCACGCGTTGCGGCGGGCTTTGTAATTCTTCTatagaatataataattattaaaccTGAAGTCAAAAAAGATGTGCCATTAGTTGATGCTAACTTTTACATTGGTGCATtcatttgttatatttattacaaTGCATAACTTTGGTGATGCACGACATTGATCAGAAAACAAAAAGACAGGTTAGTTGCTCTGATCAGTTGTCGTCCAAAAGAGTTGTCGTCCAAAAGCTTTGTCGTTTGCCTGGGAGGTCCTATGGTTTTGGTTTCTTCGTTGGTCCTTCTTTACCTGCTGTAAAATTGAAGTGTAGCATTTGTAAATGACATATAGGTTGATGAAGTTATTAcaacatataatttttgtgtttgAAAAGCTATGTGGTGGGATCCTGGTACGTACCTAGTACCTCCTTAGCATGAAAGCGAAAGGAATTTGAACTATAATAAAGAGTAAGTTGTGATATTTACCTGGTTCATTCAGCTCTCTTTTACGGGTGGCTACCTTTGGGTCGGGAGTGATGGGAGTCATTGTTGCTTGTTTTTTAGCTTTGTTCACTAAGAGGGATCTGTGTTTATTTATGGTAAGGTGAAGTAGGTATGGTGTTTCTTGTATGTTTAGAATATCCTTGGGTATGGTTTTCAGGTTATAGTAGTTGTTTCTGACTACCATCTCTTCATATGATGTATTTATGATTTCAGTCTCGTCTACTATGTTTTGTTTTACCTGTTGATGTAGCCACGTAGGTCTGCAGAGAAGGATTTACAGTAGCAGTGGTGGCCAATGTTGATTCTAGTTGCAAGTTGTCTGCAATGTAATATAACAGTTAAAGGAAACATGTAGACAAAAAAATAAGATTTGATAACAGtatttgttttgataatgaTATAGTAAGTGTTTCTAAATTTCGACCGATATCAGTTTTGTATCACTAT
The Erigeron canadensis isolate Cc75 chromosome 2, C_canadensis_v1, whole genome shotgun sequence DNA segment above includes these coding regions:
- the LOC122586689 gene encoding mitochondrial carrier protein MTM1-like, translated to MRSSNGFENSKDFETEKLEKKKKNDDENNNNNLFMNPTTSSSSSDSCCIIHHHEYEKELELIPPPASNMIPEPIKQPPPPPPNSGDNLGVSERALSAAGAAFLSAIIVNPLDVAKTRLQAQAAGVAYSHPMTNHTARMAVFGPNMLFADLRCSPSCTRGGVHGTVSICPPECFEYKGTLDVFYKVIRQEGVARLWRGTNAGLALAIPTVGIYLPCYDIFRNWLEEFASQNAPSMTPYAPLLAGSLSRSLACTTCYPIELARTRMQAFKDFNTGKKAPGVWKTLVDVLANVKTSPNMNSNVQSYRALWTGLGAQLARDVPFSAICWSTLEPVRRRLLSLVGDEANAATVLGANFSAGFVAGSLAAAATCPLDVAKTRRQIERDPARALRMTTRQTLMEVWRDGGVRGLFTGVGPRVGRAGPSVGIVISFYEVVKYALHRQQIATQ
- the LOC122586688 gene encoding pentatricopeptide repeat-containing protein At3g49240, mitochondrial codes for the protein MALSKPIFINHLKTLLKSHHHFRPITIPLRHLSFATPEDAAAERRRRKRRLRIEPPLNALRSNTQSQSPSPRPSPAQNPNPNAPKIPEHVSALSGNRLNLHNRILKLIRENDLQEAVLLTRHSVYSNCKPTIFTCNAVMNGCLRQAKYAELLNLHRFITQAAIAANVVTYNLVISTYMECKKTDTAMEHYKQLIENAPFDPNVSTFRIVVKGLVDNGKLDKGLEIKDEMLGKGVDPDPVVYSYLMSGYAKNGNHDGIFELFEELKEKVGGFVENGVVYGSVMNGYFLKGMEKEAMECFEEVMGEGSKVKMSAIAYNSVLDALFKNGKFDEAVKLFDRMLEEHSPPKVLAVNLGSYNVVVDGYCAEKRFDDAVNVFNSMWEKRCHPDTLSYNNLIDQLCENGMLGKAEEVYNGMSEKGVSPDEYTFVVLMDTCFKEDRPDDAAAYFKTMVEAKLRPNLGVYNRLIDGLVKVGKIDEAKSFFDMMVPKLRMDDDSYKFIMKALFDIKKHDEVLETIGKMLREDPLDFSDELQEFVREELSKEEREEDLVQLMADIEREKAEAAAKAAEEAERAKASARAAVSSLLPSKLFGNKDEAENENDDENGDQKDVADGEVVEENDASSR